AGGCTTTCTAAGATCATACTAACCAGCTTACAAAATATAGTagccatagttcaaaatctcgctgagatctcggaaATCTTGGTAAACTCGAGCTAATCGAGACGAGATATGATACGAAACTACAAAATGTCAAATCtcaaatatttcgagaatctcgacctcctcagTACTCATACAGTTATAGTATTGTATtattgggacttgggagttaatACGTGGAAGACCagggtagtaaggtgtctatgGCTTATGTACTATTCACTATActtaggttgggtgtctatgtaacaTGCATTGTGAAGACTTCATTGTATTCTTGTGGTTTGttgtagaaactttaagtctttaactatttcttaaataattattcaatattatgtgcataatttacttgttttacttgccaattatgtctcatatcattcaaacaatgtgtagaataggccaTATTACATTAAGAGTGccatattacattaagggttcggcctttactgCCAAGTGCCAACCAAGgcaacaaatccaaaacaccaaattgggtgttttttttcttcaatttgaacctttaaatatgtttattaagcctaaaacaagcttaccttaaagttttggagccaactatggccatatgcccaccgaaacataatTCCGaaacgttaaaaaaaaaatacactgtctcgccgagatctcggaaaactcaaCCTGATCgagaccgagttttagaaccttgatagCAGCTGTTATtgaccaaatatatatattggtatTACTTTAATTGATATTTCACTCTTGGTATTACTTTAGATTGAAATTTCTCTTGGTATTACTTAATATTTGATTTTCAATGTAATCTCATGATTCatccaagaaaaggaaacaggataccaaagaagaaaagattttaTGAACTATGAAGATGCTACACTGAATGCATTCAGCTTGACAGGATCACACATCTAGAACCATATATGATGCAATATCAGTACAAGGAACATCCAGAAAATATAAGACCATGGAAGTCATCAATGCAACAGCAGGAGTACAGAGAAAGATACTTGCCACAGCCTCATACTGTATTTATACATCCAGTACCATATGACAGTTGTTTGGTGTCTTTGCATCATTGAGAATCCAAATTCGTGAAATACCTGTTTGTCATAGGATAAGGTAGTGAAATCGAAAATTATGGAAGTTAGTCATGTTATCACCAAGATTTAACTTCTATGACCAATAGGAAGTCAAACCTTTACCTAAAATTGTGGAGTTCAAATTCTAATTAAGCATGGGAATTCCCTCCGGTAATGGGGGTACAATCCGACAGAGAATCTTAAGGCTCATCTTAACTCACTAATAACCAATCCTAAACCAACCAAACTGAAAGGTTTAAGAAGTTGTTCAACAAGTAAATGAACAGTTCAAAAAAGTCCACGGTCTAAACAAACATGATGCGCTCTAAATCATCCAACAGAGGAGCAGAATGATGATATAAGTTTTCATAGAGTGGCTGAAAAGGATGCTATCATACGGGCCAAGGTTTGCTGTCCGAATAGGACATTCCcatttttcagttttttgtgCAGAGTCTGAGAACCGTGCATGTAAAACCATACATAACCGAGTAAAAGGCCTCTCTTGAACTTGAACAAATTATAGGCCGGACAAGCTAACAACATCGTTATCAGGCCCCCGATAATATTGTTCAACAACCAaaatctatctatctatctatttaaaaaatagaCGAACAGTACCTAGACAAGCTCGATGTAGGCCATGGGTGCATTGTCCCCTCGCCTTGGCAGCGTTCTGATGATTCTCGTATACCCTCCATTCCTCTCTCCGTACCTATCTTGGACCTCCGCAAACAATGCATGGACAATCTGCTTCTCGTAAATGAAACCCAAAGCCTGTCTCCTCTTATGAAGAGTTCCCTCTTTCGCTAAAGTGATCATCTTATCGACATACTTGCGCACGGCACTCGCTCTTGCTCTAGTGGTTTTGATCCTACCATGTTTAAGGAGCTGAGTTGTGAGACCTCGCAACAATGCCCGACGCTGGTCAGGAGGCCTGTTGAGTTTGGGCACTCGCTTCCCGTGTCTCATGGCGAAGAATCTACCGCCATTGTCAATAATAGTGAGATTATACTCAGAGAGGTAATCTGCaacagagaaaaagataaaaggagCGTTTCACTGCAGGGTTTCTGGGCAGAGAAGCTAACTTTAGAAGGGAAAATGGGAAGCCCCCATGAAGCAAGCATCTCTGATTAGTTgggtaaaagaaaaataaacagtTTGCTTTACCTTGCCGTGAaccgaaagagagaagatgacTGTCCAGAGAGAGGCCCGTTAAAGATGGAAGAGCCTTGAGTTTCCGCTGAGAAAAGCGGAGTTGCACAGACGA
This genomic interval from Telopea speciosissima isolate NSW1024214 ecotype Mountain lineage unplaced genomic scaffold, Tspe_v1 Tspe_v1.1102, whole genome shotgun sequence contains the following:
- the LOC122648433 gene encoding 50S ribosomal protein L17, chloroplastic-like, which produces MTTSAPSCWVGQAWSMASVRSALPSVSSTPCPTFRFPRTTTFPSSVQLRFSQRKLKALPSLTGLSLDSHLLSFGSRQDYLSEYNLTIIDNGGRFFAMRHGKRVPKLNRPPDQRRALLRGLTTQLLKHGRIKTTRARASAVRKYVDKMITLAKEGTLHKRRQALGFIYEKQIVHALFAEVQDRYGERNGGYTRIIRTLPRRGDNAPMAYIELV